Genomic window (Helianthus annuus cultivar XRQ/B chromosome 3, HanXRQr2.0-SUNRISE, whole genome shotgun sequence):
CGCTTGTTGTCGCTGGGGGCCTCAGAAGGAGTAGTAGCACCaacacgcttgggcagcctgttctgcttgactgcctgatcagtgagacgatgagccagacGAATAACTTGCTGGATAGTGGCGAGATTTGTTGCAGTCACATGactctggatctctggcaccaaacctttaatatacagctcgatacgcttgataggaggatccgccatagtaggacacaagatagccaACTCGTTTGATCTCTTCGTATATGCTttaatttccgaccccgtcatctttaagttgaagaattccacttccaacttgtggatttCATCACGAttacagtactcttccttgatcaattccttgaaatcgttccatggggtggcattagcagcaacCAACCTCAGCATTTGGACCTGAGCGTTCCACCATGTGAGCGCTACACCtacaagagtaccagtagcatacttcaccctacgagcctcagggcgttcacacatctcgaaaacagactcgagcttctcaaaccagtgaaggaggcctacagctccttcagtgccgtAGAAAATAgtaggtcggcagtccataaaagttttgaaagtacaaacaGGAGGCTGAGCATTTTGACCTGTCGTGCGAGTAAGAAGAGACAAGATTAAGCACAAGCGTTGGTTTACGagggtaggatctaaagatcctagagtaagttgctatggcaggttatacctcctgcctgagcggctgcgagtgctgcagtaacttgttcattaattagagccgtcagctgggcttgagttaggttgatacatccactcatgatcttcatatcaaaggaaacatgagtgagaaaGGTGTCGCGAAAGtgtgatgacagaagagagtaagcacacatgtgttttcaAACGATAGTTGCTACGTTTAACTAAGCATACCATGAACAATGGACTATGTAACTAATAGgtaggcaatataaacataaaccatatcacctagagtgttgagccttgcacgtggagcgaagcgtcgttgtggatcgttgagcactgttcggattatagtctggttttatcaaaaagctattcccctttttaaaaccaagttcactataacctggctctgataccaatctgtcacacccccaaaatccacatgcggagtatcaccgcttggaggcgtgactgaccaggatcaagccaccaatcatattgaacaagcatgtaagTAATTATTAAATCCAACACAATATAATTgctgtccaaacaaaacataatcTAAGTTGTAAGCAGAAGCATAATGTTAAAAAAACAAAGCATAAGTTTAAATGTTTCAAAAGTTTAACATGGTACATATCTGTCCATGTACCACAACGActacgcctcctcgtgcaagctccataagcacctaacgacctgcaaggcatgtaacaacgagtcaacaacaaagttgagcgagttcacagttggttgcttagttttacaagtttgttttgaaaaccataagttgtttcgtaaaccatgAGTTAACCAGTGTCTTTGTTTCCCAatccatatccataatcagtgggggcttccccatgtgaaccactagaccgttaccatatcgacaactgacgaacaatagttgtgccctacgtcaatgtctatcatcattgactaagtgcccagatccattagtacacgcccgtccgaacggcaaggtgtgaggcttgtcaaccctaatagcgctattaactaatgacccgctcgccattggcccgacgattaagtcgatataaaaatgagggacttcatgatagagttttgtctagtaagtttaaggttgttgtcctacccaaggaggacgaacgtacgtattctacccaagtagaatacgcaggattaatattggcatcctacccaaggaggatggccatacatatcctacccaaggaggatatgcagcttccgttttaattctttaacccattcccaaccaccgggaatcccatgccttagaaagtgtttgaactcacctcggtttgctcggtaagattaactacTTGCTCACAAATAATTCAATCCAAGCCTATAGTGTTCATACATGCGTAATCAGTTGATAATCACATAGTTCAAGTAACAGTCATGATCATAACATGTATTCGAGcaacaactaacacatagcattTAACAGTTATACAAGCTCATGCAATTCATGCTTATCATTAACAACAACTAACTAACCCAGTTAATCCTTAACAGACCTAACCGAGTTACTGTGCTTGTTTAACCCTTGACGAAACCCCATGTTTCGTCATGACTCTCACTTGACGAAACCTTAAGGTTTCGTCGTTATCACCCTCGGCGAAACCCCCGGGTTTTCGTCAACATCAGTGTTTCGTCATAATGCATAGGTTACGTCGTGACATCAGTTAATCATACAGAACCCTAATCATCCTTATCAACCGTTTCACACTGTTATCGATCCTACGGTTATCATACAACACAGTAATCATTGATCATCATACCTGCAACCCGTACCCTATGCATAACAGCTCGCTAAACTCTCGTACAGTCTACACAATCATCACATATATACAATTGGTAAACATTTATGTCTACTGGTTCCTTATCATAAAAAAATTATCATATGATTATGATCTAGATAGTATGATCAGCTTCATGAAACCCTAACATATATGTTTTCTAATAACCCATAAACCACAAGAGATTACAATCATCACGAATCAATCATCACTAATTGTCATGCAAGGAAATCATTAGCATCTTTAAACCCTAATCTGTATAAAACAATAGTCACCAGGTTCTTCACACATAACACTCATACAAGGTACAAACTGATTAAATCAAGTAGTTGTATCAAGTAATTACACACTAACCGATTCAAGATGCACAGATAAGAATTCGAGAGAAGGTGATGGTTGCCATCGCACAAAGGATAGAGAGGTTCTAGGGTTTTCACTTGGCTCAGAATGTGGCAACCGAAATAGTTTCACGTAATATATACCAGCCCTACCGTACTGGGCCCTGAATGGGCTTTGGCGAAACCCTGGGTCGGCGAAACCCCAGGTTTCGTCGTGTGGGTTATGGCAAAACCCTAGTGTTTCGTCGTGTGTGGTTTCATTTGTAAACAGTTAAGTTTATTAAACTTATTAACACATAACATACACAATACAACCATTTATCAATCAATACAAGGTGCACATATTGCTACGTAGTGAATTACAAGTACACAGTTGTGAGGAAAAACCtttgaaaactcgagttgtcacaaaagttTCAAGGTCCAACATTTTAAAGTAATGTGACACTAGATAAAACTAACTCACTAAAATTGGTAGTTCGTTGTTCGGTTGAAAATTTTGGTTCAGCTGTACCGGGTTAAATACTGACACCGTGTTTTGTTTAGATAAATACATAATAAAAATTATTTTTGCACATGTTTTATTATCCAAATAATTAATCCAACTTTTTAGactaaaaattttattattttggaCACGGTTCCGGTACCGGATTTGCTGACTGGCAGTTTACTGAACTAGCCGTGCAGCTTAACGATCGATTGCGGATTTTGTGTCGTTTTTAATAcccattatattatttatgtaaaataatatttatttttgggtttttcgAACAGTTACTGTTTCGTTATGCGGAATGTTGTATCTCCCGCAGGATTGCTCTATTTTTATGCGGACTTGGACAATTTCGTTTTTAATTggaattttgtaaataataaggcacatattatttttggacaaagctTTTTATAGAATATTTGTGTAGACATAACTGTATGTCTTGTTTTCATTGTGTCAGGCTGTACCGCGACTAGTATTGACAAGTATCGTTTATTCGCATTCCTTTTGTTAGTCTAGGATATTGCTTCTAATCGCAACGGATTCGTTATCATAATTcaatatgatttttataattcCTAGACTTTCAAGactttatttaattaaaatcaagtcaGATACGCGAAAATGATAGTTGAAATAGTTGTTCAGGTCGTACGGAATTACCGGATTTTTGCCGATTGTCACATTTATAAATAGATGTTTATCTGTAGAGATCATGATTCTTTTAACAACAATTTGATACATAAAGATTTGATCAGAGCCTTTATTTAGTACTATATAGGCGAAGGCAGAAACCGTGATGGCACTAAACGTCACCAGTAGCAACCGGAAGGTAAAAGCCTTTCCCTTCCTTCTCCTCATGGCTTGTTTTCCATTCATGATAGGAAACGGTATACACCACAAACATAAAGAGTTTTAACAAGGTATAGAATCCGTTTGTGAAAGGAATAGTTATTGCCAGCTCTGCGGTCAAGCTCCGATTATAGCTGATAAGGAAATTAGCCATCATAATAACAAGACCATAGGCAATAGCAAAAAGAACCATCATCAATGATGCTTGTAGTCTTTTGCCTTTCATTAGCTCTGAAGCCCTCCCAATTGCTTTAAGTCCAGTAGAACCATCTTCCAAAACTGAAACAATCAAACTTACCATCCAAAGGGTCGCGACGTAAAAGTAGCAAAGTGGAATTGAAAGAGTGATAGCCCCTATGAACCAAACTGCCCATGAATTAACTACCAAAATGGATGTTATACCAATAGAAAGTGTGTAAAACAAGGCAATGCCCAAAGTGAGCAAAATCATGTAAAAGCTAGTTACTATTGGTTTTTTCCAGCTCTTTTTAATTTTCAAGAAAATGTCTTTCGGGCCTAGTACTTTGGCAGTGTAAGCTTCAGATGAAGAAGAAACTGTGGCAACCAAGAAAAACAGCATGATAATTGAAGAGACAGCCTTGCTCAAGAGTTTGACAAGGAGAATCTCACGAAGGTCGTTGAATGCGCCAACATAAGTAGTTTGATCGAATCTATTAGTGAGATCATGAACCATGTTCGGGTGTTTCGCTAACTGCAACACAATATCATTAATAACAGGTGCAAGTATATACTCCTGAGCAAAATCTAACTGGGAGAATGAAAGAAACACAAACAACAGGATTGTAACAAGAATCTTCCCATTTCTGCTTGTGGTCTTGATAGACTCCCTGATTATTCCAAAGAACCCTAAAGAAGACTGGGGCTGTGGGATGATTGTGCTCTCCATTCTTTATGTTTCTAGTTCTGTTGATTAAACATCATTGTAGTGTCAGTTATATAGTGTACTTTGGCTTGGtaattaatcatgtcattttcaACTGGTTTTCATTCTAAGTATATTAATACCAAAGGGTTGGTAATTTCAAGATATATGCAAACAAAACTTTTAAGGTTTATCCTTGGTCTATTTTCATCGTTGGAAAAAATAGTGACCTTTTCTGGATTGACATGAATACTTGCCGGCTACGGGTTACCCAGCAATTATATATTGTAATTGGTACAATCGTAGGAAATTGTCTAATAATAATTTGTGATATAATATATTGGCTGTTAATTAATAGCGTATGTTGAGGTCAATGAAACTGAATGAAGACCAACTATGCGATATAACCAAAGGATTGTTGGTGGATAGGTACACCTCTAATTAATTTATTTGTTGTATTACAATGGTTGATAACTTTTTCCCCATTTTATTCTTCGATGTGTCTGATCAATCTTTTTAGCTATGTTTTCTGCCATGAATAATATGCGTATTAAGTCTCCTTATCAAAATAAAACGTTTTAGCATAGAAATCCTCTCCCACGTTACCAGGCATGGTCATGGAACTGACATCAAGCTGATATTGTCTAAAAAATACATAAATTACCTGAATTAACAGTTATATAAGTTAAAAATTCAACTTATATTTTAACTTTGTTAGTGATCTtagtttaaaatttaaataaaaggTAAAGTATCATATAACACTAGTGGGAAACCCGCACCTTGCAGCGGTGCTTACAATATGGGCAGGAACAtatttcaaacaaaaaaaaaaaaaaaaaaacaattaaagatAACACATGAATCTATATAAAACTATAAAGGTACCCACGCTTCATGGGTACAACAGATAGTTAAATGATAGTAAGCTATGTTCTATATACATTGTGGCACAACAGAATGTTTATAGAAGTCGTAATTTTACATTAATAAATGTAGGAAGCGGAAATTATAATAAAAAACCAGAAGGTGATGTCTCCTTTTATTTAGAAGTTTTTATCTAAAGTGTTAGTTTTTGAAAAAAGCCCGTGGCCTATTTTGAAAGGGCACTTGTATTAATAAGGAAAGAataaacttttattttttaaccAATGTAATTAAAGTACTTAAAATAAAATTGACTAATCCTTGGAAAAAATGTACAAATTTAGATAACTCcatagatttttttttcttttataagtAGCCAAAAACATAACACCTACTTAAAGCAAATACATGGGATTATTGGTTTCCATTTCTCCATTTAAAATCCTTGCAACAACATGTGCACCTCCACCACCTCCGACACAAGCGACGCGCTGAGAATTTCAATGCCTGATGCGCGTCCTTGTCTTCGTAGAAAATGTCGTGCCTATACAATTTTTCAATGTCGGACATGGACATGTTAACGATCCACATCGGATCCAACATCCTGAAATTTTCACGATATCTATTAAAAACAATCACTGCCTCGTGTGTGTCGGAGTCATAACACCATAACCTCATTTCTCCAAGAAAGTCTTGCTTCATCGGCATCAAGGGAATCTTATCCACCGCTTTCGCTGGCTCATAAACAAGCTTGTATCTGCCAGTGTTGGTTGCCGGATCAAGAGTAAACTTGATTTGTTGATAAATAGGGAACTGAGTTTTGTACGACTTGTCTTTCCAGCCAGACTTCTTGTTCATCTTTATCAGTCGCTCGAATAAAGTTGCACCAGCAAAGTTTGAGCGATTTATGAGCTCAGCGATTTATGAGCTCAATCTTCTTCAATGCTGCCACATCATAAAAAGGCAAAGATAGAATGCTCAGCAACGACCGGAAATATTGAATTCCAAATTCCCGTTTGATGGCGACACAATGTATTTCTTTGACGAACATCCAACAGAGAATTTGCCCACTAGGCTTCGCTTTCTCGAATCTTAAGTAATCAACTTGAGCAGCATCCGGCACTGGCTTGGAAACCTTCGATAAGAACTGTTGTCGCCATGCGGAGAATGCATCTGCGGCATTTTCAGATGTATCACGGTTCTTTAAATGCTCATCATGACTTCTACATTCTCCTTTAGCCATTCTTCATCGAAAGGGGAGAATTCAGTCCCGTCTTGACGCACATACGAGGACTTCTTCTCATTTCCCTCAAAGACAATTTCTTCAATGTATTCCATATCAGTAGATTCGGGCTCACTAGGCATCTTATCAATCTCATCATCATCAATATCTCTCATTGCGTTCAGAGTAATCAATTGCTGATGTGAGAGATCCTCGACAATTTAACATTCTTCAAGTAATTCCCAAGTGAATGGATGAATAACCTGCAATGCAAGATCAGCAATGCTAGGAACAGAAGATGCACCTTCAATCTGGTGTATTTCTTCAACTGTTCCAGAAGAGGTTCCTTGAGTAGATTCGATCGTTGGAGGCTGAACAACAACGATTGCAGAAGATGTAGCGGCTGTCGGCTGCTGTGATGTAGTAGAAGGATCAGGATTCCCTTGATCTTCAGGATCATTATCCCTTTTCTTCATAATTTCTTATTGCTTACATCGATCATCCCACAGAGTAGCAACCGGACCTCGAAGAAACTCATAGCCAGCAGTAATCGTTGTATTTCGTGACTCGTACCATTCTTTCATGAAGTCACATATTCCTTTAAGATCTTCAGCCAACTTTCGAAGAATAGAACtgctcctctctctctcttcatctgCAGCTTTCAAACGGACGTTTTCAGCTATAAGTTGATCAATCTCAGCTTGTTGGCGTTGTATTATAGTTTGTTGTTGACCAACAGTGGACTTCAACTGATCTATTTCCACCTGATGACTGATCTGATCATTTTTCGTGATCCTAATGAAATCAGTCTGCCTCTGAATACCATCTGCCGCTGCTTCAAGTTTAGAGAATAGGAAGTTATTCTTCTCGTCTTGAGACATTTCCGAGAATATCCTTTGACGCTCACCACTAGGCTGAGAAGTAGTTGCTCTAATTGCAGCAGCCATTGATCTTTGAGGAACAGCCTGAGGAGTTACTGTTGGAGTTTCAGCAGCTGAAGATACCACATTAGTTTCTTGAACTGGCTCTTGAGGAATAGATTGCCGAGCAGAGGTTCTCAGGTATTTTCTAGCTATCTTCTTCTTCTGATGTTCAGCAGCTTtatcagctttccttttctttgaACGTTCCGCTTTAATATCTGAAGGAACGTATTCTGGATCATCTTCCTGTCTAATCCTCCTGTATCTCTTAACGCCACGTTCATCGTGACACATTTCGTATCCAGGCTCGATTAGATGATCACTTGAATCAGAATCAGCCTCGTCATCGCCACCTGCTGATGTATCACCTGCTGATGTACCACCTGCTGATGTACCACCTGTTGTACcaacactagatgcaccaacggCACCTGTATCGCCACCATCATCACCTTCGTCATCATTACCACTCTCCGACATATCAGAATCAACTGGATCTGGACCAAACTTTTCactcatttttcttttcaactcCTGCTCTTCGTCATCGGATTGGCTGTCATCGTAGGATCGCTTTCTTTGTATCTTTTGGCTGCAAGGTTCTTGATTATCCTCAATGAATTGAAGTTCATTGCTTCTATCTTCAGAATGTCGTTGTCGACTTTAGGAAGATCAGGATGTTGAACATTCATGATCATTTGAAGAAACCACGGATACATCCAGAACTTGTTCCCGGTTATTCTACCTCCAGTTCTCGTCATATTTTCCTTCATATTGGCGAAGATGTACTTAGAAATGCTAAACGGTTTGTTTAGCACCAACGCCACCATGAAACCAACTAGATCATTGCCAGCCATATCGTATCCGGCACGTCTATTGCTAAGACACTGAATGAGAACATGTAGTAGAAACTTGTAGCGTAACGGCAGATCACCCTTGTTGATTTGAGTGCTGAAGATGTCTCCTGTACACTTCATTCGTAACAAGCAGCCTCGAGTACACATGATAGGAATAGAATCTGGAGCATCCGGATGGTCTTGTAGCTGTAAAACCTCGTTCAAGATATCCGGAGACACTATGACATCCAAATCGTTCACACGACCCCTAATTAATTCCTTTCCATCCACTTGCACAACACTTGAGGAATCCCAGAAAGCTTTGATAAGAGATTTGTAAACCGTCGTCGAGAAAGTAACAACATAATTGATCCGCGACTCCCTGATCCATTTCATGATATCTTTCAGTTCGGCGAGCTTTTCTTCCGGATCCAGATAAGCAATTTGATTATGACGTTTCTCAGACATAATCTCTCCTTCTTTGTCGCGGGTTTCCGTTTGCCTTCTTTCAGTGCCATCTGAAATTGAAAGTGTCCACAATAAGCAACAAGGATATCACATATACATTTAGACACGCATGGATCCAATAGACAGTTAACCTATAAAAACACATCTTCTGTGAACAAACACTACACTGTAAAGGTTTCTAAGGCATGGACAACGAAACAGACATcattcgacgaaacagaatgagGTGCGACGAAACAGAACTGACTGTTGACCAGGGTTCGCTTCGTTGACCATTCCTTTTCGTCGACCAGTTCCTCGACGAAACGGACCATTTCGTTTCCTTGATCAGTTACTCGACGAAACGGACCATTTCGTTTCGTCGACTGTTCGTTTCGCCGTGAAGATGAACAGATAGGGTTTTGACCAATTTGGGCGATTCGCCAATTGTTTGTTTCGTCGTGAACAGGGTTTTTGAACACTTAGGTTTCAGAGGTTTGGGTGTTTCGCCGTATTGGGTTTAAACAATGATCAAATTCAAAATTAACCAACATACAACAGTTTGTTTATAcccaaatcaaccaaaaacaatcCCTGATGTAAATCCGGCATGAGCTTTGGCTGGAACCCACCCAAAACAGTTAACCATTCAAACAAATATCAAACCCCTCTTTTTGTTACATGAACCCAAACCCAAATCAAGGCATATAAACATACATAATCCCTTAATCTAACTGTTTTTGATGAGCAACAAATACACACGAGTTTAAAGCATGATCACAACAAGTAAAAGTAAACTGGGTCTCCGAGGGTTTCCGACAAAAACCGATGGTTCAAAAAGTCAGAAAAACGATTATGAACCTTTGTGTACCTTTGATTTTAGTGCGATTTGAAAGAAAATGAGGGGTTTTTGAGGGATGGTGAATGAGTATGGAAGGTATGGGGGTGGAGGGTTTGGGGAAGATGAACAATCAAGTGGTTTGAAAAATGAGGACATGTCTGACCACTGGGTCCCTTCTATACCGACTTACTTCGGCGAAACAAacatctcgacgaaacatgtTATGGGCTTCGACGAAACGGACAAGTTGGGCTGGACTTGGGCCTTGATGTTTAGCCCACGACGAAACAAATTGGGCCAATTTCGTTTCGTCTTAACTTCGACGAACGGGCTGTTTCGTCCATTACCAAACAGGTTTGACCAAGTTGAAATTTTGACTTTGAACAAGCTTTGTTTCGTCGATacaagtctgtttcgtcgacCATACTTTGATTCGTCGACATCATTTTTAAGAAATACCAAGGCATGAAAATTTTGCACACTGAACAGATTTTGATTAGTTGAACACTTTGCCATTTTGTTTGAGTTTTCAAATGCAAGGACGTTTTATGAAGAAGGTTTCAGGCTTCCGGCAGAAAACACCAAGCAACAACTTCGGCTTAATAAAAAACGAGCTTTAcaaattacactaaaaacaaATTTAAAGCGCGAAAAACTAAACGAAAAGCTATTGAAAGCAATAAATCACTGAACAAGTGCAAACTTTTTGCGACTTTCAAGGataaggaatcataccagcttacggtcttagTCAACATGATTTTGATTTCTGTTTAAAGCTCTGGATAAGTATACTAcctcgattatcggtattgttgtccacttaagctcaaacTGATCAAACGTAATCACAAATAGGAGATACGATTTACGGTAAGGATTATACTTACAAGTCGATGTGAATCCattcacgacacattcccgtatcaaggtatgcacgagagttcatcttaccggtgagtataccgattatcatctgtttgaccgtataaaagaatgtgagaaactcacttatttcattgaaaacaagccctatgtgatagaatcacttattgatgaggaacttgattttcgatgcatgagggcacaggagcaagtccgtgaacaggtcagtacttttgcacagcaaagagacgaacttgactcccggataaatgtgatatattatcacttattttgagggacatgtgattcttgatcacttattgaggtcgaatgcaatatatacacatatgtgtggtatcatggaagatctagacttcgtctccgttatttttcggtaaaagatacaaccatgatacccagatgataagcagcataaagaccgaatatttcagaacctcggcaatcaatcaaatgaaatttcggtactaagaccatatgccaatgaatggttcccacctaacttgaagtctgttaggtttgtatcatcatgcacattttagtttgattgtgagcctaccgatgaGATACTTATCAATTCTTATCAatttttgttttacatttttgaACACGTTGAccgaccacaccagtgaatatcatcatcttccttaatccaagaaactcatttttggttttctaattttttttgaattttttgaatttttgattttttttttttaatttttgaaattttcaaacGAAAAGATAGAAAGTAAAGacatctttttgggtttttggatttttcaaatgtttttgtattttcttgaaattttctccccctaaaatgctaaaaggttacgaaaatgaaaatctttttgtatttttagagttttgaaagaaaatatttacaaaaacgattagccAAAGAAGTTTACTTGGGTATCACCTTAATGCCAttgaccaaaagtagataatcaaaacgtgatttatcaaaagcttttgtaaacaggtcggcacgttggtgatcggtggggACATGAAcaacatcgattaatcttttctcaaaacaatcacgtatgaagtgatatttaatttcgatgtgtttggtcttggaatgctgcacaggatttctagtgatctgtaaggcagcattgttatcaacaaaaataggagtagataggaattcaaaaccgtagtcgcgcatttgttgttgtatccacaagacttgggagcaacaactggaggcagcaatgtattctgcttcacaagttgatgtagcaacacacgtttgcttctt
Coding sequences:
- the LOC110931943 gene encoding uncharacterized protein LOC110931943, which encodes MESTIIPQPQSSLGFFGIIRESIKTTSRNGKILVTILLFVFLSFSQLDFAQEYILAPVINDIVLQLAKHPNMVHDLTNRFDQTTYVGAFNDLREILLVKLLSKAVSSIIMLFFLVATVSSSSEAYTAKVLGPKDIFLKIKKSWKKPIVTSFYMILLTLGIALFYTLSIGITSILVVNSWAVWFIGAITLSIPLCYFYVATLWMVSLIVSVLEDGSTGLKAIGRASELMKGKRLQASLMMVLFAIAYGLVIMMANFLISYNRSLTAELAITIPFTNGFYTLLKLFMFVVYTVSYHEWKTSHEEKEGKGFYLPVATGDV